One window of Salegentibacter sp. Hel_I_6 genomic DNA carries:
- a CDS encoding DUF6495 family protein has product MKYSRLTKEQFEEMKQEFINFLASQSITADEWEKIKKEQPKAAEQELDVFSDLIWEGVLNKVEYLEHFSANQIYLFHITEVTIHLIAIKIEHEGIDLTTRKGYSWLQTNLLDESVNIYTSSKALSDDRNKDIFALIKQGANITKGDLYRYFDKMVESK; this is encoded by the coding sequence ATGAAATATTCCAGATTAACCAAAGAACAGTTTGAAGAAATGAAGCAGGAATTTATTAATTTCCTGGCTTCACAATCTATTACTGCAGATGAATGGGAGAAAATAAAAAAAGAGCAACCAAAAGCAGCAGAGCAGGAGCTGGACGTATTTAGTGATCTTATTTGGGAAGGCGTTCTAAATAAAGTAGAATACCTGGAACATTTTTCTGCTAACCAAATTTACCTGTTTCATATTACCGAAGTCACTATTCATCTTATCGCAATTAAAATTGAGCATGAAGGAATAGACCTTACCACTAGAAAGGGCTATAGCTGGTTGCAAACCAATTTACTGGACGAATCAGTGAATATTTATACTTCTTCCAAAGCTTTAAGTGACGACAGAAATAAAGATATTTTCGCACTTATTAAACAAGGAGCAAACATTACCAAAGGAGATCTTTATCGCTATTTTGATAAAATGGTAGAGAGTAAATAA
- a CDS encoding site-specific integrase — protein MASIKIVLRKNMIRKDGRIPLALRISENYKTNYKWLGQYVFEKDWDKNAGMAKNSHPNSQQLNIFLMKKMVEANNLFFHSEDRVTPKQIKQKLKGARGQKSFFELAAERIMEKYERGIFSVAKGDLSILYNIEEFLNFKRTKRKSAIIEDIKERRLKRISNARRNKYVWMDGVEHFKKSKALSFRDIDEVFINKYKTFCYSYLGQKTRTITNQLILIRTLFNLAIKQGIIDQKYYPFAGDKEKIRIGSGNKVGLSVEEVEKIEQLKLEENTSIWHTHNIWLFSFYFAGIRISDVVKMKWSDFKDDRLYYVMNKNEKALSLKIPLKAEKILNYYKKEKHLNKGFVFPFLRNTNPKDAEQIYIKTKSATKVFNKCLKLIATECGIEKNLSNHIARHSFGNIAGDRIHPLMLQKLYRHSDLKTTLNYQANFMHRDADEALDEVINF, from the coding sequence ATGGCTAGTATAAAAATAGTTTTAAGGAAGAATATGATTCGAAAAGATGGAAGAATTCCTCTAGCACTGAGAATTAGTGAGAATTATAAAACTAATTACAAGTGGCTTGGACAGTATGTTTTTGAAAAAGATTGGGATAAAAATGCTGGAATGGCTAAGAATAGTCATCCAAACTCGCAACAGCTCAACATTTTTTTAATGAAGAAAATGGTTGAGGCTAATAACCTATTTTTCCACTCTGAAGATCGTGTTACTCCAAAACAGATCAAGCAAAAATTAAAGGGAGCCAGGGGGCAAAAATCATTTTTTGAATTAGCGGCTGAACGTATAATGGAAAAATATGAGAGGGGAATATTCTCAGTTGCAAAAGGTGATTTATCTATACTGTATAATATTGAAGAATTTTTAAACTTTAAAAGGACTAAAAGGAAGTCAGCGATCATTGAGGATATAAAGGAACGCAGATTGAAACGTATCAGTAATGCTCGTCGTAATAAATATGTATGGATGGATGGGGTAGAGCATTTCAAAAAAAGTAAAGCTCTTTCTTTTAGAGATATCGATGAAGTATTCATTAATAAATACAAAACCTTTTGCTATTCTTATTTAGGACAAAAAACCAGAACTATTACTAATCAGCTTATTTTAATTAGAACCCTGTTTAATTTAGCAATTAAGCAAGGAATTATTGATCAAAAATATTATCCTTTTGCCGGAGATAAGGAAAAAATTAGAATTGGTTCTGGTAATAAAGTAGGACTTAGCGTAGAAGAGGTTGAGAAAATTGAACAGTTGAAATTGGAGGAAAATACTTCTATCTGGCATACGCACAACATATGGTTATTTTCTTTTTATTTCGCAGGAATTCGTATTTCCGATGTGGTTAAAATGAAGTGGTCTGATTTTAAGGACGATCGTCTTTATTATGTGATGAACAAAAATGAAAAAGCACTCAGCCTTAAAATTCCTTTGAAAGCGGAAAAAATTTTAAATTATTACAAAAAGGAGAAACACCTTAATAAAGGTTTTGTATTCCCCTTTTTAAGAAATACCAATCCTAAGGATGCTGAACAAATTTATATAAAAACAAAAAGTGCTACGAAGGTTTTTAATAAATGCTTAAAGCTAATTGCCACGGAATGTGGAATCGAAAAAAACTTATCTAATCACATTGCTAGGCATAGCTTTGGTAATATTGCTGGCGATCGAATTCATCCATTAATGTTACAAAAGCTCTATCGTCATAGTGATTTAAAAACTACCTTGAATTATCAAGCTAATTTTATGCACCGGGATGCTGATGAAGCACTTGATGAAGTTATTAATTTTTAA
- the rpsF gene encoding 30S ribosomal protein S6 produces MNNYETVFILNPVLSDEQIKETVQKYEEFLVSKGAEMVSKEDWGLRKLAYPVQHKKSGFYHLFQFKAPGEAIEPLELAFRRDERMMRYLTVKLDKHAIDWAEKRRNRRQQEKA; encoded by the coding sequence ATGAACAATTATGAAACTGTTTTCATCTTGAATCCCGTTTTATCTGATGAGCAGATAAAGGAGACAGTTCAGAAATACGAAGAATTTCTTGTTTCTAAAGGGGCCGAGATGGTATCGAAAGAAGATTGGGGGCTTAGAAAATTAGCCTACCCAGTTCAACACAAAAAGAGCGGGTTTTACCACCTGTTTCAATTCAAAGCTCCAGGAGAGGCTATAGAGCCGTTGGAACTTGCTTTTAGAAGAGACGAGCGTATGATGCGTTATTTAACTGTAAAGTTAGACAAACACGCTATCGACTGGGCTGAGAAAAGAAGAAATAGAAGACAACAAGAAAAAGCGTAA
- the hisS gene encoding histidine--tRNA ligase, which yields MAQKPSIPKGTRDFNPAEVAKRNFIFDKIKTEFKKFGFQPIETPSFENSDTLMGKYGEEGDRLIFKILNSGDFLKKVDPEAYQAKDSLKITSSISEKALRYDLTVPFARYVVQHQNEIDFPFKRYQIQPVWRADRPQKGRFREFFQCDADVVGSKSLWQEVEFVQLYDAVFAALNLEGVTIKINNRKVLSGFAEVIGEKDRLIDFTVALDKLDKIGEEGVKKEMLEKGISESAIEKIQPIFGLKGGFAEKIKVIKEILETSDTGKEGIKELEFIEKAIREMPLKTAKLDLDVTLARGLNYYTGAIFEVSAPENVKMGSIGGGGRYDDLTGIFGLKDMSGVGISFGLDRIYLVLEELNLFPEAVTQNTKALFINFGDEEALYALKAVNSLRAENITVELYPDDAKMKKQMNYANKREIPFVILAGAEEMQTEKFTLKNMKTGDQQKLDFAELVKVLG from the coding sequence ATGGCACAAAAACCTTCAATCCCAAAAGGAACCCGAGATTTTAATCCAGCCGAAGTCGCTAAGCGAAATTTTATTTTTGATAAAATTAAAACCGAATTTAAAAAGTTCGGCTTTCAGCCTATAGAGACTCCAAGTTTTGAAAACTCAGATACCCTTATGGGAAAATATGGGGAAGAAGGAGATAGGTTGATTTTTAAAATTTTGAATTCCGGGGATTTTCTTAAAAAGGTGGATCCTGAAGCTTACCAGGCCAAAGACAGTTTAAAGATCACTTCTTCCATTAGTGAAAAAGCCCTGCGCTACGATCTTACGGTGCCTTTTGCCCGTTACGTGGTACAGCACCAAAATGAAATAGATTTCCCATTTAAACGCTACCAAATTCAGCCGGTTTGGAGAGCTGATAGGCCCCAAAAAGGTCGTTTCAGAGAATTCTTTCAGTGTGATGCAGATGTTGTTGGGAGTAAAAGCCTGTGGCAGGAAGTAGAGTTTGTGCAATTATACGATGCCGTTTTTGCAGCCTTGAACTTAGAAGGTGTAACCATTAAAATCAATAACCGAAAAGTATTATCTGGTTTTGCCGAAGTTATTGGCGAAAAAGACAGGCTTATCGATTTTACCGTTGCTTTAGATAAACTGGACAAAATAGGCGAGGAGGGCGTTAAGAAAGAAATGCTTGAAAAAGGTATTTCTGAAAGTGCCATTGAAAAAATCCAACCTATTTTTGGTCTAAAAGGCGGATTTGCCGAAAAGATTAAAGTAATTAAAGAGATACTGGAAACTTCTGATACAGGAAAAGAAGGGATTAAAGAGTTGGAGTTTATTGAAAAAGCTATCAGGGAAATGCCTTTAAAAACTGCAAAACTCGATTTAGATGTAACTCTTGCCCGCGGACTTAATTATTATACCGGGGCCATTTTTGAGGTTTCGGCTCCCGAAAATGTAAAAATGGGATCTATTGGTGGCGGTGGCCGTTATGATGATCTTACCGGGATTTTCGGATTAAAAGATATGAGTGGCGTAGGAATATCTTTTGGACTGGATAGAATTTATCTCGTGTTGGAAGAATTGAATTTGTTTCCTGAAGCTGTTACTCAAAACACAAAAGCGCTATTTATTAATTTTGGGGATGAAGAAGCACTCTATGCGCTGAAAGCCGTAAATAGCCTACGTGCAGAAAATATAACCGTTGAATTATATCCGGACGACGCTAAGATGAAAAAACAAATGAATTACGCCAATAAACGTGAAATTCCATTCGTGATCCTGGCCGGCGCCGAAGAAATGCAAACTGAAAAATTTACCTTAAAAAATATGAAAACCGGCGATCAGCAAAAATTAGATTTTGCTGAGTTAGTAAAGGTTTTAGGTTAA
- the rplI gene encoding 50S ribosomal protein L9, protein MELILKQDVDNLGFKDDVVNVKNGYGRNYLIPQGYAQLATPSAKKVLAETLKQRAYKEQKHIDEAKKQAEKLNNVEIKLTAKAGAGDKLFGSITNADLSDAFAKEGIEIDKKFINIAGGNIKRLGQYEATLRFHREVVTTYNFDVVAEA, encoded by the coding sequence ATGGAATTGATACTTAAACAAGACGTAGATAATTTAGGTTTTAAAGATGATGTTGTAAACGTGAAAAACGGTTACGGTAGAAATTATCTTATTCCTCAGGGATATGCACAACTTGCAACTCCTTCGGCTAAAAAAGTTTTAGCTGAAACCCTGAAGCAAAGAGCCTATAAAGAACAGAAACATATCGACGAAGCTAAGAAGCAGGCAGAAAAACTTAATAACGTAGAGATTAAGTTAACTGCTAAAGCTGGTGCCGGAGACAAATTATTTGGATCTATCACCAACGCAGATTTATCTGATGCTTTCGCTAAGGAAGGAATTGAAATCGATAAGAAATTTATAAATATCGCTGGTGGGAACATCAAGAGATTGGGACAGTACGAAGCAACTTTGCGTTTTCACCGTGAAGTAGTGACTACCTACAATTTTGACGTTGTTGCTGAAGCATAA
- a CDS encoding ABC transporter permease, whose translation MFGLLKENISIAFNSIKSQLLRTILTVLIIAIGITALVGILSAVTALENTISSDFASMGANTFNIQRYEFNSQRQGGGEVEKINPIISYREVKKFEDNYQYPQAQTAVSFTGTSGAEVKYINDKTDPEVRVLGVNENFMENSGLNVDSGREFNIFDIENNNNVVILGADFAKEEGLFKGADPIDKIVSIRGGKFRVIGVLESKGSTFGNNQDLRVLMPIQVARSMFTQPQINYSVSVKVDDKELLEGAQDEAILTFRNIRKLNPIEENNFGLERSDDLINRIFSITSYLNFAAWIISIITIFGSSIALMNIMLVSVTERTREIGVRKALGAKRKTIAAQFFMETLIIGQIGGLVGIIFGILIGMGVSAAADFNFTTPWVAMIWATAITILVAILAGSYPAAKAAKQDPIESLRYE comes from the coding sequence ATGTTCGGATTGTTAAAAGAAAACATAAGCATCGCTTTTAATTCAATTAAAAGTCAGTTACTTAGAACCATACTTACGGTTTTAATTATCGCCATTGGAATCACCGCTTTGGTAGGGATTTTAAGTGCAGTTACTGCACTTGAAAATACAATTAGCAGCGATTTTGCTTCCATGGGCGCCAATACTTTTAATATTCAACGTTATGAATTCAATTCACAACGCCAGGGGGGCGGAGAAGTTGAAAAGATAAATCCCATTATAAGTTATCGAGAAGTAAAGAAATTTGAAGATAATTATCAATATCCACAGGCACAAACTGCGGTTTCTTTCACAGGAACTTCTGGTGCTGAAGTAAAATATATTAACGATAAAACCGATCCTGAAGTTCGTGTTCTTGGAGTAAACGAGAACTTTATGGAAAACTCTGGTTTAAATGTTGATTCAGGACGGGAGTTTAACATTTTTGATATTGAAAATAATAATAATGTTGTAATCCTGGGAGCCGACTTCGCAAAAGAGGAAGGCTTATTTAAGGGAGCAGACCCAATAGATAAGATAGTTAGTATTAGAGGAGGAAAATTCAGAGTTATTGGAGTTTTAGAATCAAAAGGTTCTACGTTTGGAAATAACCAGGACTTACGCGTGCTTATGCCTATACAGGTAGCCAGATCTATGTTTACACAGCCGCAAATAAATTACAGTGTAAGTGTAAAAGTTGATGATAAAGAACTTTTAGAAGGTGCACAAGATGAAGCAATACTTACTTTTAGAAATATTAGAAAATTGAATCCAATAGAGGAAAATAATTTTGGTCTGGAACGCAGCGACGATCTAATTAACAGGATTTTCTCTATTACCAGCTACCTTAATTTTGCTGCCTGGATAATTTCAATAATTACCATTTTTGGATCTTCTATTGCACTCATGAATATTATGCTTGTAAGCGTAACTGAAAGAACTCGCGAAATTGGAGTTAGAAAAGCCCTGGGCGCCAAACGAAAAACTATTGCCGCACAATTCTTTATGGAAACCCTTATCATTGGTCAAATTGGAGGGCTTGTAGGTATTATCTTCGGAATTTTAATTGGTATGGGCGTTTCTGCAGCAGCAGATTTTAATTTCACCACTCCCTGGGTTGCGATGATTTGGGCCACCGCTATCACAATTTTAGTAGCTATACTCGCCGGAAGTTATCCCGCAGCCAAAGCAGCAAAACAAGATCCTATTGAATCGCTTAGGTATGAGTAA
- a CDS encoding LytTR family DNA-binding domain-containing protein has protein sequence MEEILLKCIVVDDSSLQRLSIVKLIRDHANLKLVAEYNNAIETKNGLLDNEIDLIFLDIEMPVLTGFELLDDLPNKPQIIFVTGKTQYAFKAFDYDAVDYIHKPVTKERFNNAVNKAINLYKLKHQIAVPPEDDDYIFVKSNLKNRKVFLNKLKYIQALGDYVKFVTEKENFVVLATMKSFEEQLPNDKFLRTHKSYIVNLDKIERYNSKNIEIDKQKLPLSRHKKNNLVEALSAIQ, from the coding sequence GTGGAAGAAATTTTACTCAAATGTATTGTTGTTGACGATTCTAGCTTACAACGATTATCTATCGTTAAGCTAATTAGAGACCATGCTAACCTGAAGCTTGTTGCAGAGTATAATAATGCTATTGAAACAAAAAATGGCCTTCTCGATAATGAAATCGATTTGATTTTTCTAGATATCGAAATGCCCGTTTTAACAGGTTTCGAACTTCTTGACGATCTTCCTAATAAACCGCAAATTATTTTTGTAACGGGGAAAACTCAATACGCGTTTAAGGCTTTTGATTATGATGCAGTAGATTATATTCACAAACCGGTTACAAAAGAGCGTTTTAATAATGCAGTGAATAAAGCGATAAATCTTTATAAATTAAAACACCAAATTGCTGTACCCCCGGAAGATGATGACTATATTTTTGTAAAAAGCAATCTTAAAAATCGCAAGGTTTTTCTCAATAAGCTTAAATATATTCAGGCTCTGGGAGATTATGTGAAATTTGTAACTGAAAAAGAGAATTTTGTGGTTCTTGCCACTATGAAATCTTTTGAAGAGCAATTACCAAACGATAAATTTCTTAGAACCCATAAATCTTATATCGTAAATCTCGATAAAATTGAACGCTACAATTCTAAGAATATCGAAATCGACAAGCAAAAACTTCCACTAAGCCGTCATAAAAAGAACAACCTGGTTGAAGCTTTAAGCGCAATTCAGTAA
- a CDS encoding MMPL family transporter, with product MKMLGKIIMTLGVLLGSFVLVGSFVFDQENALNAPPMIFALVLGLGTIAAIFVIWRRKGNTPEEENSTDF from the coding sequence ATGAAAATGTTAGGAAAAATAATAATGACCCTGGGGGTTTTATTGGGTAGCTTTGTACTTGTTGGTTCCTTTGTGTTTGACCAGGAAAATGCATTAAATGCCCCTCCTATGATATTTGCTCTAGTTTTAGGATTAGGAACAATTGCCGCAATTTTCGTTATTTGGCGAAGAAAAGGCAACACACCAGAGGAAGAAAACAGCACCGACTTTTAA
- a CDS encoding haloacid dehalogenase type II → MKPRIIIFDVNETLLNLIPLKEEVNAALENEMGFEVWFPKLLHYSLVETSTGNYSDFSEIAAATFKMISGKFEKKFSDEEIKNILSEITKLQAYPDVKPGLEQLKNADFKLIAFSNGKPDVLKAQLKYAEIDFLFDGIHSVEEIKKYKPNLESYRFILNKYKISPESALMVAAHAWDILGAQRANLQTCFVERPGKSLYELAEDPDFSVPKITSILEKIS, encoded by the coding sequence ATGAAGCCCAGGATTATAATTTTTGATGTTAACGAAACCCTTTTAAACTTAATTCCACTTAAGGAGGAAGTAAATGCTGCGCTGGAAAATGAAATGGGTTTTGAGGTATGGTTTCCTAAATTATTGCATTACTCCCTGGTAGAAACTTCAACCGGAAACTATAGTGATTTCAGTGAAATTGCAGCTGCGACTTTTAAGATGATTTCAGGAAAATTTGAAAAAAAATTTTCTGATGAAGAAATTAAGAATATCCTTTCTGAAATTACTAAACTTCAAGCCTACCCCGATGTAAAACCCGGTTTAGAGCAATTAAAGAACGCCGATTTTAAACTTATTGCCTTTAGCAATGGCAAACCCGATGTGCTAAAAGCGCAGCTAAAGTATGCCGAAATCGACTTTCTTTTTGACGGAATTCATAGTGTGGAAGAGATAAAAAAATACAAGCCAAACCTTGAAAGCTATCGGTTTATTCTGAATAAATATAAAATTAGTCCTGAAAGCGCTTTAATGGTCGCGGCTCACGCCTGGGATATTCTAGGCGCCCAACGTGCAAATTTGCAAACTTGTTTTGTTGAAAGACCTGGAAAAAGTTTATATGAATTAGCTGAAGACCCCGATTTTTCAGTTCCAAAGATCACTTCAATTTTAGAAAAAATCAGCTAA
- the rpsR gene encoding 30S ribosomal protein S18: MATSIEQQAKGKKDGEIRYLTPLNIETSKTKKYCRFKRSGIKYVDYKDPDWLMSFVNEQGKLLPRRLTGTSLKYQRKVAVAVKRARHLALMPYVGDLLK, from the coding sequence ATGGCTACATCTATTGAACAACAAGCAAAAGGAAAAAAAGACGGAGAGATCAGGTATCTTACTCCTCTTAATATAGAGACCAGTAAAACGAAAAAGTATTGTCGTTTTAAAAGATCTGGAATTAAATATGTAGATTATAAAGATCCAGATTGGTTAATGAGTTTCGTAAACGAGCAGGGAAAATTATTGCCTCGTCGCTTAACAGGAACTTCTTTAAAGTACCAAAGAAAAGTGGCTGTTGCTGTGAAAAGAGCACGTCACCTTGCGTTAATGCCATATGTTGGTGATTTACTAAAATAA
- the rlmF gene encoding 23S rRNA (adenine(1618)-N(6))-methyltransferase RlmF produces the protein MQSKNQPLKTRLHNRNRNRKPYDLKALVAAIPKLKNHIKPNKYGGDSVDFSSPIAVKLLNQALLKHYYGINNWQFPDENLCPPIPGRADYLHYIADLLSESNAGKIQKGNQICGLDVGVGATCIYPIIGVTEYDWNFIASDIDPKSISSAQQIIDSNPSLRDKVDCRLQKDPNAIFGGIIDKKDKIDFTMCNPPFHASIEEAQRGSRRKVRNLSGKKVTEAKLNFSGSKNELIYDGGEYQFIKNMIRESEEFTKSCLWFSTLISKQSNLKGTYKLLEKIKPTKLKTIAMGTGNKSSRIVAWSFLSQEEQKVWKVE, from the coding sequence ATGCAATCAAAAAATCAACCTCTCAAAACCAGGCTTCATAATCGGAATAGAAACCGGAAACCTTATGACTTGAAGGCCCTGGTAGCTGCCATTCCAAAATTAAAAAACCATATTAAGCCCAATAAATACGGAGGTGATTCAGTAGATTTTTCAAGCCCAATCGCCGTAAAACTTCTAAATCAAGCGCTACTAAAGCATTATTATGGCATAAACAATTGGCAGTTTCCAGATGAGAATTTATGCCCGCCCATCCCGGGTAGAGCTGATTACCTACACTATATTGCCGACCTACTGAGCGAAAGCAATGCCGGTAAAATACAAAAAGGGAATCAAATTTGCGGTCTTGATGTGGGAGTTGGAGCAACGTGTATCTACCCTATTATTGGCGTCACAGAATACGATTGGAACTTTATAGCTTCTGACATTGATCCCAAATCAATTTCCTCAGCTCAGCAAATTATTGATTCAAATCCATCTCTAAGAGACAAAGTTGATTGTAGATTACAAAAAGATCCAAATGCAATTTTTGGAGGTATAATCGATAAAAAGGATAAAATTGATTTTACCATGTGCAACCCACCCTTTCATGCCTCCATTGAAGAAGCTCAAAGAGGTAGTCGACGAAAAGTAAGGAATCTCTCAGGCAAAAAAGTAACTGAAGCTAAACTAAATTTCTCAGGATCTAAAAATGAACTTATCTACGATGGTGGAGAATATCAATTCATCAAAAATATGATTCGCGAAAGTGAAGAATTTACTAAAAGCTGTTTGTGGTTTTCAACTTTGATATCAAAGCAATCTAACCTTAAGGGTACTTATAAATTATTAGAAAAAATTAAACCCACTAAGCTTAAGACCATCGCTATGGGAACCGGCAATAAAAGCAGTCGCATTGTAGCCTGGTCGTTTCTTTCACAGGAGGAACAAAAGGTATGGAAAGTAGAATAG
- a CDS encoding aldo/keto reductase: MKSIELGKSGLKSAPIIFGGNVFGWTLNEKESFKMLDELFELGFTTIDTADVYSRWADGVPHGTSERIIGKWMKERKLRDQITLITKGGSSLQPGGPKNNSRDYLSGTVQDSLSRLQTDYIDLYFTHFDDGETPVEEALEAYKKFIENGKIKHIGASNFSAKRLQKSLDIASKKDLPAYKVFQPEYNLMVRDKFEGEIEEICNKNNFGVIPYFSLASGFLTGKYRKKEDFDGKERKMFTDKFLNERGKNVLKSLDEISEKHNISQAGVALAWLINSPGVSAPIASATKSSHLKSFKEAIDISLSKEDIEVLNKASKQE; encoded by the coding sequence ATGAAAAGCATTGAATTAGGAAAATCAGGATTGAAATCGGCACCAATTATTTTTGGTGGTAATGTTTTTGGATGGACTTTAAATGAGAAAGAATCCTTTAAAATGTTGGATGAGCTTTTTGAGCTTGGTTTTACTACAATAGATACAGCTGACGTTTATTCCCGTTGGGCAGATGGAGTTCCCCACGGTACTTCAGAAAGAATTATCGGGAAATGGATGAAAGAGCGCAAACTAAGAGATCAAATTACTTTAATCACCAAAGGCGGCTCAAGTTTACAACCCGGTGGGCCAAAAAATAATTCGCGGGATTATCTTAGCGGAACAGTCCAGGATTCTCTTTCTAGGCTACAAACCGATTATATAGACCTTTATTTCACGCATTTTGATGACGGGGAAACTCCGGTAGAAGAAGCTCTGGAAGCTTATAAAAAGTTTATTGAAAATGGAAAAATCAAACATATTGGCGCTTCAAATTTTTCTGCTAAAAGATTACAAAAGTCTTTAGATATCGCGTCTAAAAAAGATTTACCGGCTTATAAAGTTTTTCAGCCAGAATATAATTTAATGGTGCGTGATAAATTTGAAGGTGAAATTGAAGAAATTTGTAATAAAAATAATTTTGGCGTAATCCCCTACTTTTCCCTTGCCAGCGGATTTTTAACCGGGAAATATCGTAAAAAAGAAGATTTTGACGGGAAAGAAAGAAAAATGTTTACCGATAAGTTTTTAAACGAGCGAGGCAAAAATGTTCTAAAATCTCTGGATGAAATTTCAGAAAAGCATAATATTTCACAAGCAGGGGTTGCTTTAGCTTGGTTAATCAATAGCCCCGGAGTTAGCGCACCAATTGCCAGCGCCACTAAATCTTCGCATTTAAAATCTTTTAAAGAAGCTATTGATATTTCCCTTTCAAAAGAAGATATAGAAGTTTTGAATAAAGCCAGTAAGCAAGAATAA